One part of the Lytechinus pictus isolate F3 Inbred chromosome 3, Lp3.0, whole genome shotgun sequence genome encodes these proteins:
- the LOC129256186 gene encoding metalloproteinase inhibitor 1-like produces MGYLLSSATFFCAVIMFLEVATFVKVSDASCASCPITHPQQKFCDADFVYKVRIISWQYVDINSQPVLYSSEAYDVQYKVKVENVFKGQDSFGKDGATIFIYSPKNVCSINRLEMGIRYLISAKLRGEKMEVTTCGIVERWSNLTPSQRRGVRGFYQTQCSSCKVYGSTIQRYYGGDEIIDEMSSGLWSKNQCFFNPLASVTYGSEDCETKHAYCVHQKNGICGWEGEEAYEECFRQREYNWQLMKFSEMGLAAWTCPEQCKDLKPRKLKYKCKKATRKMPPCNSVRESVRTIDPNTIDEVPPTESPEIMAALSALFD; encoded by the exons ATGGGTTATTTATTATCttcagcaacatttttttgtgcTGTCATCATGTTCTTAGAAGTAGCAACCTTTGTAAAGGTGTCTGATGCTAGCTGTGCCTCTTGCCCTATTACACATCCTCAACAAAAGTTCTGTGATGCAGATTTTG TATACAAGGTGAGAATCATATCATGGCAATATGTGGACATCAACTCCCAGCCAGTACTTTATTCATCAGAAGCATATGATGTCCAGTATAAGGTCAAAGTGGAGAATGTCTTCAAAGGACAAGATAGTTTTGGAAAGGATGGGGCAACTATCTTTATCTACTCACCTAAGAATGTTTGTAGCATTAACAGACTAGAGATGGGCATCAGATACCTTATAAGTG CTAAGCTGAGAGGAGAGAAGATGGAAGTTACAACCTGTGGAATCGTTGAGAGGTGGTCTAACCTTACCCCATCACAGAGAAGAGGAGTCAGAGGTTTCTATCAGACACAATGCTCAAGCTGCAAG GTGTATGGCTCAACAATCCAACGTTACTATGGAGGAGATGAGATCATTGATGAAATGAGCTCAGGTCTATGGAGCAAAAATCAGTGCTTTTTCAACCCTCTTGCTTCTGTCACTTACGGCAGCGAAGACTGCGAGACCAAACATGCCTATTGCGTCCATCAAAAGAATGGTATTTGTGGATGGGAAGGTGAAGAAGCCTATGAGGAATGCTTCCGTCAGAGAGAGTACAACTGGCAACTGATGAAGTTTTCTGAGATGGGTCTCGCTGCCTGGACATGTCCAGAACAATGCAAGGATCTAAAACCCAGGAAACTCAAGTACAAGTGCAAGAAAGCCACAAGGAAGATGCCACCTTGTAATAGTGTCAGGGAGAGTGTGCGTACTATTGATCCTAATACCATTGATGAAGTTCCTCCGACTGAATCACCCGAGATCATGGCAGCACTATCAGCCCTTTTTGATTAA
- the LOC129256185 gene encoding metalloproteinase inhibitor 1-like: protein MAVLASPRIYVCFIIVLLGLVNISMVSASCASCPITHPQQKFCQSTFVFKVRTISMQYVNSNKEPVLYASQAYDVQYKVKVENVFKGEDQTGKEGQTVFIYSPKNVCNIDKLEMGIRYLISGNMKGDKMEVTTCGIVEKWTNLSPSQRRGVRGFYQSQCSGCKVYGTSIQRLFGKDAMDPMSSGLWSRERCFFNPIASLTHGSEDCETKYAYCMRQENGVCTWEGGNAYDKCFQEREYNWQLMKFGQIGLAAWTCPEQCKNLKPRKLRFKCKKATRKMPPCNSGDTVREFTPNAIRTVVPEERITVQPNSLQENPMTVNPNVIQEVPASRSSIVSGVLSAMLYED, encoded by the exons ATGGCTGTTTTGGCTTCGCCAAGGATTTATGTGTGCTTTATCATTGTGCTCTTGGGGCTAGTAAATATCTCCATGGTTTCAGCAAGTTGTGCATCTTGCCCCATCACGCATCCACAACAAAAGTTCTGCCAATCAACATTTG TATTCAAGGTGAGAACGATATCAATGCAGTATGTCAACAGTAATAAGGAACCTGTACTCTATGCATCACAAGCCTATGATGTCCAGTATAAAGTCAAGGTTGAGAATGTTTTTAAAGGAGAAGACCAGACAGGAAAAGAAGGTCAAACTGTCTTCATCTACTCACCTAAGAATGTTTGTAACATTGACAAACTAGAGATGGGCATCAGATACCTAATTAGTG GGAATATGAAAGGAGACAAGATGGAGGTGACAACCTGTGGTATTGTTGAGAAGTGGACCAACCTTTCCCCATCACAGAGGAGAGGAGTGAGAGGTTTCTACCAGTCACAATGTTCAGGATGCAAG GTATAtggaacatcaattcagcgtcTCTTCGGCAAGGATGCAATGGATCCAATGAGCTCTGGTCTTTGGAGTCGCGAGCGTTGCTTCTTCAACCCTATTGCTTCTCTGACTCATGGCAGTGAAGACTGTGAGACCAAGTATGCCTACTGCATGCGTCAAGAGAATGGGGTATGCACCTGGGAAGGAGGTAATGCATATGATAAATGCTTCCAAGAAAGAGAGTACAACTGGCAACTGATGAAGTTTGGTCAGATTGGACTTGCTGCCTGGACCTGTCCTGAGCAGTGCAAGAACCTTAAACCCAGGAAACTCAGATTTAAGTGCAAGAAAGCCACAAGGAAGATGCCTCCCTGCAACTCTGGGGATACTGTCAGAGAGTTTACTCCTAATGCCATCCGCACAGTAGTTCCTGAAGAGCGCATTACTGTCCAACCCAATTCACTACAAGAAAATCCAATGACTGTTAATCCCAATGTGATCCAAGAAGTTCCTGCATCAAGATCTTCAATAGTTTCAGGTGTTCTTTCAGCTATGCTTTATGAAGATTAG